One Festucalex cinctus isolate MCC-2025b chromosome 1, RoL_Fcin_1.0, whole genome shotgun sequence genomic region harbors:
- the vac14 gene encoding protein VAC14 homolog isoform X2 has protein sequence MCEVVLGEFLKEIKKTPSSVKFAEMANILVIHCQVADETKVTNDLIQLTAMTWMREFIQLAGRAVLPYSSGILTAVLPCLSYDDRKKNTKEAACACNYSLMKLVTPEDDDDDDDEERSGSVESPSREEKVDAGNGSDVLNSSQEAVGLSNISFFAPASTDRSQVTLDLDGIVQVLDRHLHDTSTGMMTRIAVLKWLYHLYIKTPRKMFRHTDSLFPMLLKTLSDESDEVILKDLEVLAEIASSPAGQTDPAATCDGVDGRPALKVPDKVGKGGCAESSPSTPSMNSYFYKFMINLLKRFSVERKLLESRGAFIIRQLCLLLHAENIFHSMADILLKEEDLKFASTMVQTLNTILLTSAELFQLRNQLKDLRTAESCALFCCLYRSWCHNPVATVSLCFLTQNYKHAYDLIQKFGDLEVTVDFLMEVDKLVQLVESPIFTYLRLQLLDVESNPYLIKALYGLLMLLPQSQAFQLLSHRLQCVPNPELMRTVDGPKRAGAKEREADRKGTPHTHVDYGELLRHFDGVQGKHLEVRHQRSGRVAELPDRKLM, from the coding sequence ATGTGCGAGGTGGTGCTTGGTGAGTTCCTGAAGGAGATCAAGAAGACGCCGTCCAGTGTGAAGTTCGCCGAGATGGCCAACATCCTGGTCATCCACTGCCAGGTGGCGGATGAGACCAAGGTGACCAACGACCTCATCCAGCTGACCGCCATGACGTGGATGAGGGAGTTCATCCAGCTGGCGGGCCGCGCGGTGCTGCCCTACTCGTCGGGGATCCTCACTGCTGTGCTGCCGTGCCTCTCGTACGACGACCGCAAGAAGAACACCAAGGAGGCGGCGTGCGCCTGCAACTACAGCTTGATGAAGCTCGTCACCcctgaggacgacgacgacgacgatgacgaggAGAGAAGCGGAAGCGTGGAGTCGCCATCGAGAGAAGAGAAGGTTGATGCTGGCAATGGCAGCGACGTGCTGAACTCCTCGCAGGAAGCGGTGGGCTTGAGCAACATCAGCTTCTTCGCCCCGGCGAGCACCGACAGGTCTCAGGTGACTCTGGACTTGGACGGTATCGTGCAGGTGCTGGACCGCCACCTCCACGACACCTCCACGGGCATGATGACGCGCATCGCCGTGCTCAAGTGGCTCTACCACCTCTACATCAAGACGCCGCGCAAGATGTTCCGGCACACCGACAGCCTCTTCCCCATGCTGCTCAAGACCCTCTCGGACGAGTCGGATGAGGTCATCCTCAAAGATCTGGAGGTGCTGGCTGAGATCGCGTCGTCGCCCGCCGGGCAGACGGACCCAGCCGCGACCTGCGACGGTGTCgacggccggccggcgctcAAGGTGCCGGACAAGGTGGGAAAGGGCGGGTGCGCCGAATCCTCCCCGTCCACCCCGAGCATGAACTCGTACTTTTACAAGTTCATGATCAACCTCCTGAAGCGCTTCAGTGTGGAGCGGAAGCTCCTGGAGAGCCGAGGGGCCTTCATCATCCGCCAGCTGTGCTTGCTCCTCCACGCCGAGAACATCTTCCACTCCATGGCCGACATCCTCCTCAAGGAAGAGGACCTGAAATTCGCCTCCACCATGGTGCAGACGCTCAACACCATCCTGCTCACGTCGGCCGAGCTCTTCCAGCTGCGCAACCAGCTGAAAGACCTCCGCACGGCTGAGAGCTGCGCGCTCTTCTGCTGCCTCTACCGCTCGTGGTGCCACAACCCCGTCGCCACCGTGTCGCTCTGCTTCCTCACGCAGAACTACAAGCACGCCTACGACCTGATCCAGAAGTTCGGCGATTTGGAGGTGACTGTGGACTTCCTGATGGAGGTGGACAAGCTGGTGCAGCTGGTGGAGAGTCCCATCTTCACCTACCTGCGCCTTCAGCTGCTGGACGTGGAGAGCAACCCGTACCTGATCAAGGCGCTCTACGGGCTGCTGATGCTCCTGCCGCAGAGCCAGGCCTTCCAGCTGCTCTCGCACCGCCTGCAGTGCGTGCCCAACCCGGAGCTCATGCGGACGGTGGACGGGCCCAAGCGCGCTGGCGCCAAGGAGCGCGAGGCGGACCGCAAGGGCACCCCGCACACCCACGTGGACTACGGCGAGCTGCTGCGCCACTTCGACGGCGTGCAGGGAAAGCACCTGGAGGTGCGGCACCAGCGCTCGGGGCGCGTGGCCGAGCTGCCCGACAGGAAGTTGATGTGA
- the vac14 gene encoding protein VAC14 homolog isoform X1: MNTEKDFTPLTPNIVRALNDKLYEKRKVAALEIEKLVREFVAQNNSTQIRHVIQILASEFALSQHPHSRKGGLIGLAACSIALGKDSGLYLKELIEPVLTCFNDSDSRLRYYACEALYNIVKVARGAVLPHFNLLFDGLSKLAADPDPNVKSGSELLDRLLKDIVTESNKFDLVAFVPLLRERIYSNNQYARQFIISWIHVLESVPDINLLHYLPEILDGLFQILGDNSKEIRRMCEVVLGEFLKEIKKTPSSVKFAEMANILVIHCQVADETKVTNDLIQLTAMTWMREFIQLAGRAVLPYSSGILTAVLPCLSYDDRKKNTKEAACACNYSLMKLVTPEDDDDDDDEERSGSVESPSREEKVDAGNGSDVLNSSQEAVGLSNISFFAPASTDRSQVTLDLDGIVQVLDRHLHDTSTGMMTRIAVLKWLYHLYIKTPRKMFRHTDSLFPMLLKTLSDESDEVILKDLEVLAEIASSPAGQTDPAATCDGVDGRPALKVPDKVGKGGCAESSPSTPSMNSYFYKFMINLLKRFSVERKLLESRGAFIIRQLCLLLHAENIFHSMADILLKEEDLKFASTMVQTLNTILLTSAELFQLRNQLKDLRTAESCALFCCLYRSWCHNPVATVSLCFLTQNYKHAYDLIQKFGDLEVTVDFLMEVDKLVQLVESPIFTYLRLQLLDVESNPYLIKALYGLLMLLPQSQAFQLLSHRLQCVPNPELMRTVDGPKRAGAKEREADRKGTPHTHVDYGELLRHFDGVQGKHLEVRHQRSGRVAELPDRKLM; encoded by the coding sequence ATGAATACGGAGAAGGACTTTACGCCGCTAACGCCCAACATCGTCCGGGCTCTCAATGATAAACTGTACGAGAAGAGGAAAGTAGCGGCCCTGGAAATCGAGAAGCTGGTACGCGAGTTCGTTGCTCAGAACAACTCCACTCAAATCCGTCACGTCATCCAGATCCTGGCCTCAGAGTTCGCGCTGTCTCAGCACCCGCACAGCCGCAAAGGAGGACTCATCGGCCTGGCTGCCTGCTCCATCGCGCTGGGTAAGGACTCGGGTCTGTATCTGAAGGAGCTCATCGAGCCGGTCCTCACTTGTTTTAACGACTCCGACAGCCGCCTGCGTTACTACGCCTGCGAGGCTCTCTATAATATAGTCAAGGTGGCCAGGGGAGCCGTGCTGCCCCACTTTAACCTGCTTTTTGATGGGCTGAGCAAGCTTGCAGCAGATCCGGACCCCAATGTCAAAAGCGGCTCGGAACTTTTGGACCGACTCCTGAAGGACATTGTGACTGAAAGCAACAAGTTCGACCTCGTTGCATTTGTCCCTCTACTAAGAGAGCGCATTTACTCCAATAACCAGTATGCCCGGCAGTTTATCATCTCCTGGATCCATGTCCTGGAGTCTGTACCTGACATCAACCTGCTGCACTACCTCCCCGAGATCCTGGATGGCCTCTTCCAGATCCTGGGGGACAACAGCAAGGAGATCCGCCGGATGTGCGAGGTGGTGCTTGGTGAGTTCCTGAAGGAGATCAAGAAGACGCCGTCCAGTGTGAAGTTCGCCGAGATGGCCAACATCCTGGTCATCCACTGCCAGGTGGCGGATGAGACCAAGGTGACCAACGACCTCATCCAGCTGACCGCCATGACGTGGATGAGGGAGTTCATCCAGCTGGCGGGCCGCGCGGTGCTGCCCTACTCGTCGGGGATCCTCACTGCTGTGCTGCCGTGCCTCTCGTACGACGACCGCAAGAAGAACACCAAGGAGGCGGCGTGCGCCTGCAACTACAGCTTGATGAAGCTCGTCACCcctgaggacgacgacgacgacgatgacgaggAGAGAAGCGGAAGCGTGGAGTCGCCATCGAGAGAAGAGAAGGTTGATGCTGGCAATGGCAGCGACGTGCTGAACTCCTCGCAGGAAGCGGTGGGCTTGAGCAACATCAGCTTCTTCGCCCCGGCGAGCACCGACAGGTCTCAGGTGACTCTGGACTTGGACGGTATCGTGCAGGTGCTGGACCGCCACCTCCACGACACCTCCACGGGCATGATGACGCGCATCGCCGTGCTCAAGTGGCTCTACCACCTCTACATCAAGACGCCGCGCAAGATGTTCCGGCACACCGACAGCCTCTTCCCCATGCTGCTCAAGACCCTCTCGGACGAGTCGGATGAGGTCATCCTCAAAGATCTGGAGGTGCTGGCTGAGATCGCGTCGTCGCCCGCCGGGCAGACGGACCCAGCCGCGACCTGCGACGGTGTCgacggccggccggcgctcAAGGTGCCGGACAAGGTGGGAAAGGGCGGGTGCGCCGAATCCTCCCCGTCCACCCCGAGCATGAACTCGTACTTTTACAAGTTCATGATCAACCTCCTGAAGCGCTTCAGTGTGGAGCGGAAGCTCCTGGAGAGCCGAGGGGCCTTCATCATCCGCCAGCTGTGCTTGCTCCTCCACGCCGAGAACATCTTCCACTCCATGGCCGACATCCTCCTCAAGGAAGAGGACCTGAAATTCGCCTCCACCATGGTGCAGACGCTCAACACCATCCTGCTCACGTCGGCCGAGCTCTTCCAGCTGCGCAACCAGCTGAAAGACCTCCGCACGGCTGAGAGCTGCGCGCTCTTCTGCTGCCTCTACCGCTCGTGGTGCCACAACCCCGTCGCCACCGTGTCGCTCTGCTTCCTCACGCAGAACTACAAGCACGCCTACGACCTGATCCAGAAGTTCGGCGATTTGGAGGTGACTGTGGACTTCCTGATGGAGGTGGACAAGCTGGTGCAGCTGGTGGAGAGTCCCATCTTCACCTACCTGCGCCTTCAGCTGCTGGACGTGGAGAGCAACCCGTACCTGATCAAGGCGCTCTACGGGCTGCTGATGCTCCTGCCGCAGAGCCAGGCCTTCCAGCTGCTCTCGCACCGCCTGCAGTGCGTGCCCAACCCGGAGCTCATGCGGACGGTGGACGGGCCCAAGCGCGCTGGCGCCAAGGAGCGCGAGGCGGACCGCAAGGGCACCCCGCACACCCACGTGGACTACGGCGAGCTGCTGCGCCACTTCGACGGCGTGCAGGGAAAGCACCTGGAGGTGCGGCACCAGCGCTCGGGGCGCGTGGCCGAGCTGCCCGACAGGAAGTTGATGTGA